The Mesotoga sp. Brook.08.105.5.1 genome includes a window with the following:
- a CDS encoding DMT family transporter, which translates to MKQKSKAYVNLLLVVAFWGLTFPVQKNILEGLSPVFYNALRFSFALLLLIPIRKKLGIRLSRRSFTQGLILGLFLSGGYVFQTWGLVHTTASKSAFITALYVGLVAIIGPFVEKRIPNRYQILALAVSLVGLYFLTTPEAGFNFGDLLTTLCAISFALHVVFISYFTEREDSGEMELLVPQIVVVIIVNLVLIPFVDGGVRVSGSIVTVALFSAVFATIFAVAVQLRFQRFLGSVGASLIYVGEPAFALFFAMIILREIPGKMEVIGLLLMTAGMIFGGTSSYMLRDRGVKK; encoded by the coding sequence ATGAAGCAGAAGTCAAAGGCATACGTCAACTTACTACTCGTTGTTGCATTCTGGGGACTGACCTTTCCAGTTCAGAAGAACATACTGGAAGGGCTTTCCCCGGTTTTCTATAATGCTCTTCGCTTTTCATTTGCTCTCTTGCTACTCATCCCCATAAGGAAGAAGCTGGGAATAAGGCTTTCGAGAAGAAGCTTCACTCAGGGACTGATTCTCGGGCTCTTTCTTTCGGGCGGTTATGTGTTTCAAACCTGGGGACTTGTTCACACCACAGCATCGAAAAGCGCCTTTATTACCGCTCTCTACGTTGGGCTTGTAGCGATAATCGGCCCGTTTGTGGAAAAGCGTATTCCCAACAGGTATCAGATTCTTGCGCTCGCTGTGTCTCTCGTTGGACTCTACTTTTTGACGACGCCGGAAGCCGGTTTCAACTTTGGCGACTTGCTCACAACCCTTTGTGCAATCTCCTTTGCTCTGCATGTAGTATTCATCTCGTATTTCACAGAAAGAGAAGACTCAGGAGAGATGGAGCTGCTGGTCCCTCAGATTGTGGTGGTCATTATCGTTAATCTGGTTCTCATTCCTTTTGTCGATGGCGGGGTACGGGTAAGCGGATCTATAGTCACTGTCGCTCTCTTCTCGGCGGTATTCGCTACTATCTTCGCCGTGGCAGTACAGCTGAGATTCCAGAGATTTCTCGGATCAGTCGGCGCATCACTTATCTATGTTGGCGAACCGGCATTTGCTTTGTTCTTCGCGATGATAATACTGAGAGAGATTCCGGGTAAAATGGAGGTAATAGGGTTGCTGCTTATGACGGCAGGTATGATATTCGGAGGGACTTCGTCGTACATGTTGAGAGATAGAGGAGTGAAGAAGTGA